The following proteins are co-located in the Myroides profundi genome:
- a CDS encoding DUF445 domain-containing protein, with protein sequence MNEKKKQLQKHKRIATGLFILMAILYISMVYAIRHSPASWMGYVKAFSEAAMVGALADWFAVTALFRHPMGMPIPHTNLIVNSKNKIGDNLGDFVTDNFLTSDNIRPYVEKVDLANMISTWLNKPNNQIILEHEITSLAKRILAELEDETIIALMTSKAKEGIAAINIQSFVSQGVTYAIEKNEHNRLLDIILPKAQLYVEEHRQEIYDNVVEKKPILGLIGGKAVTNQLISGINTFLSDIEKDPNHKIRKEITLRLEMLAVDIEASPMWKAKFDEIIGQFITDDTIHTYMQDLWHSTKENLLVQLEDNNSVLRKYISNSLSKIALDLENNEENKIKINKWIQHTIYKVALKNTKEVGQLIRNTVDSWDGRELSDKLELEVGKDLQYIRINGTLVGGLVGLLIYIITSLL encoded by the coding sequence ATGAATGAAAAGAAAAAACAGTTACAAAAGCATAAACGCATAGCTACTGGTCTATTTATACTTATGGCTATCCTCTATATCTCTATGGTATATGCCATCAGACATTCACCTGCTTCGTGGATGGGATATGTCAAGGCATTCTCAGAAGCTGCGATGGTCGGGGCACTAGCAGACTGGTTTGCGGTGACAGCTCTTTTTAGACATCCGATGGGCATGCCCATTCCGCATACTAATCTTATTGTCAATAGCAAAAACAAGATTGGAGATAACCTAGGAGACTTTGTCACAGATAACTTCTTGACTTCAGATAATATCAGACCTTATGTAGAGAAAGTTGATTTAGCGAATATGATTTCTACTTGGTTAAACAAACCTAATAATCAAATCATTTTAGAGCATGAGATTACTTCACTTGCCAAACGAATACTCGCTGAACTAGAGGACGAAACAATCATTGCACTGATGACTTCAAAAGCGAAAGAAGGTATCGCGGCTATTAATATTCAAAGCTTTGTATCACAAGGAGTCACCTATGCTATCGAAAAGAATGAACACAATAGATTATTAGATATTATCTTGCCTAAGGCACAACTCTATGTAGAAGAACACCGCCAAGAAATATATGACAATGTCGTAGAGAAAAAACCTATCTTAGGGCTTATCGGAGGTAAAGCGGTGACGAATCAACTTATCAGTGGTATCAATACCTTCTTAAGTGATATAGAAAAAGACCCTAATCACAAAATAAGAAAAGAGATTACCCTAAGGTTAGAAATGCTCGCTGTAGATATAGAAGCTTCTCCTATGTGGAAAGCTAAGTTTGATGAAATCATAGGTCAATTCATTACTGATGATACTATTCATACGTATATGCAAGATCTATGGCATTCTACAAAAGAGAATCTACTCGTACAACTAGAGGACAATAACTCAGTACTCCGCAAGTACATCTCTAATAGCCTGTCTAAAATAGCACTAGACTTAGAGAATAACGAAGAGAATAAAATAAAGATCAATAAGTGGATACAACACACCATCTATAAAGTAGCTCTTAAAAACACAAAAGAAGTAGGGCAACTAATCAGAAATACTGTAGATAGCTGGGATGGTCGTGAACTAAGTGATAAACTAGAACTAGAAGTAGGTAAAGACTTACAGTATATCCGTATCAACGGTACTCTAGTGGGAGGACTAGTAGGGTTACTTATTTATATTATTACTTCCTTGTTATAG
- a CDS encoding ankyrin repeat domain-containing protein, producing MLNLFLVLVMKQWMIVGLLLCSVHISFGQDIFTAARENNTEEVKQLISQKIDLNQVNDRSFTPLTIAVYNDSKEVVKVLLEAGVDLEKQDAMGNTALIGAVFKKNLTLVNWLLESGADVNRRNSNEASPLIFAVTFGTTDIVGALLKAGADKTVKDNRGKTALDHAVLQDNKEMISLLQ from the coding sequence GTGTTGAATCTATTTTTAGTGTTAGTGATGAAACAATGGATGATAGTAGGACTGTTGTTATGTAGTGTTCATATTAGTTTTGGACAAGATATATTTACAGCCGCAAGAGAGAATAATACAGAGGAGGTAAAGCAGTTGATCAGTCAAAAGATAGATTTAAATCAAGTCAATGATCGTTCTTTTACTCCCTTAACGATAGCAGTGTATAACGATAGTAAGGAGGTAGTGAAGGTACTACTAGAAGCAGGGGTAGACCTAGAGAAACAAGATGCTATGGGCAATACAGCTTTGATAGGAGCTGTGTTTAAAAAGAATTTGACTTTGGTTAATTGGTTATTAGAGTCAGGTGCAGATGTCAATAGAAGGAATAGTAATGAGGCTAGTCCTCTTATTTTTGCAGTAACTTTTGGGACTACTGATATTGTAGGTGCTTTACTAAAGGCAGGTGCAGATAAGACAGTAAAAGATAACAGAGGAAAGACAGCATTAGACCATGCCGTATTACAAGATAATAAAGAGATGATCTCACTCTTACAGTAA
- a CDS encoding TonB-dependent receptor — protein sequence MSIKSINSEKISLRLFNQFWTIFLLLFTQLCFSQGTIVKGRVINGESDEPIEGVICKVYDSTDEMITYALSTKSGEVLIKSEETPAYIIFSYLGFQNVRVEYVSFVKSKEVKLFSKAIEIEEIVIKSQAITQEGDTLNYSVTPFKGKEDRYLRDVLKKLPGITVNTTGAITYQGKPINKFYMEGLDLLGNQYTIASNNLPIDAVQSVQVIENNQHIKTLKGVEFSENAALNIKFKEEYKQKPFGEVKTAFGGSPLLSSNKVFATLIAKNSQTLVTAKSDNTGVNIEVDTREQIDFTDLFSFDMPLKQYIGNTSIRRIPMDEKRYLFNETYLGSINHLKKLAKEATLRFKVDITKDHKQQDSYYISNYDLMNGEVLTLNEDRNVALSNTRLNASVNYEKNSTAVYFKNELKTIFNWQRSNESLLQGMDQFTNHVKQDNVTIQNRFAYIFGTDDNKYTIDAFIKYVDQPERMTLNTLKGTDKVSSMDRQKVDNKHLLFKAQSGKTMRVWSNPLSLNVELYYNNDELKTRLETDKKYSFLDQYLHDNSVRFKKYGTTLTTSYTYYLKEGNLRINIPLKYEQHSVSDRIGVENEEKGNFLITPSVSFNYNLNQLWKFNANTSYTESVSQIDNYYQGVVMATYRDFMTYGNLPQKYKSMRYEIGLDHRNLLTSVFFNLNIGYQPSKINVANQGYYAKDYTWSNKVAQDIKMDKLYLNTRVSKLFSELKTTLALSTSYEYYKSDIWQQNTLFTNYSNQWTVGFEAFVKKLDWMSIQYIISDNIFWENNQFRNTDKLHNITQQVNLSFFTLKNVQLQLSGEHNYNDMGGKESYKNFFIDATASYKLKQVEFTALLQNLLDKKEYSYTSYNGLNSSSLKIPIRGRSVLIGATFSF from the coding sequence ATGAGTATTAAGAGTATAAATAGTGAGAAAATTAGTCTGAGATTGTTTAATCAATTTTGGACTATATTTTTATTGCTGTTTACTCAGTTATGTTTTAGTCAAGGTACTATTGTGAAAGGGAGAGTTATTAATGGAGAGAGTGACGAACCTATAGAAGGAGTTATCTGTAAGGTATACGATAGTACCGATGAGATGATAACTTATGCATTAAGTACTAAGTCTGGCGAAGTGTTGATAAAGAGTGAAGAAACACCAGCATATATTATATTCTCCTATTTAGGGTTTCAGAATGTGAGAGTGGAGTATGTTTCGTTTGTAAAGAGTAAAGAGGTAAAACTGTTTAGCAAGGCGATAGAGATAGAGGAGATTGTGATTAAAAGTCAGGCTATAACCCAAGAAGGAGATACGCTTAACTACAGTGTCACTCCCTTTAAAGGGAAAGAGGATCGCTATCTGAGAGATGTCTTAAAGAAGCTACCTGGTATTACAGTAAATACGACAGGAGCTATTACTTATCAAGGGAAGCCTATTAATAAGTTTTATATGGAAGGGCTTGACTTGTTAGGTAATCAATATACAATAGCATCTAATAACTTACCTATCGATGCTGTACAGTCTGTACAAGTGATAGAGAATAATCAACATATCAAAACACTGAAAGGAGTCGAGTTTAGTGAGAATGCGGCTTTGAATATCAAGTTTAAAGAAGAGTATAAACAAAAGCCTTTTGGTGAGGTTAAGACTGCTTTCGGCGGATCACCTCTGTTGAGCAGCAATAAAGTATTCGCTACTTTAATAGCCAAGAACAGTCAAACTTTAGTGACTGCGAAGTCTGATAACACTGGTGTTAATATAGAGGTAGACACAAGAGAACAGATAGATTTTACAGATTTGTTTTCTTTTGATATGCCACTCAAGCAATACATCGGTAACACGAGTATTCGTAGAATACCGATGGATGAGAAACGATACTTGTTTAATGAAACGTATTTAGGATCTATCAACCATCTAAAGAAACTTGCTAAGGAGGCTACATTGCGTTTTAAGGTTGACATTACAAAAGATCACAAACAACAAGATAGTTACTATATTTCTAACTACGATTTAATGAATGGTGAAGTATTGACATTAAACGAGGATAGGAATGTTGCACTTAGTAATACTAGATTAAATGCTTCTGTGAACTATGAAAAGAATAGCACAGCTGTCTATTTTAAGAATGAACTGAAGACCATCTTTAATTGGCAGAGAAGCAATGAAAGTTTACTACAGGGCATGGATCAATTTACTAATCATGTTAAACAAGATAATGTGACTATCCAGAATCGCTTTGCGTATATATTTGGAACGGATGATAATAAATATACGATCGATGCATTTATAAAATATGTAGATCAGCCAGAGCGTATGACTTTAAATACGCTTAAAGGAACTGATAAGGTGTCTAGTATGGATAGGCAGAAGGTAGATAATAAGCATTTATTGTTTAAAGCCCAATCTGGCAAGACGATGAGAGTGTGGTCTAATCCACTGTCCTTGAATGTAGAGTTGTACTATAATAATGATGAGTTAAAGACTAGATTAGAGACAGATAAGAAATATAGTTTTTTAGATCAATATCTACATGATAATAGTGTAAGATTTAAGAAATATGGGACTACATTAACGACGAGTTATACATATTATTTAAAAGAAGGTAATTTACGGATTAACATACCTCTAAAATATGAACAACACAGTGTATCTGACAGAATAGGAGTTGAGAACGAAGAGAAAGGTAACTTCTTAATAACACCTTCAGTTTCGTTTAATTATAATTTGAATCAGTTGTGGAAGTTTAATGCGAATACTTCTTATACAGAGTCTGTAAGTCAGATAGATAATTATTATCAAGGAGTGGTGATGGCTACCTATAGAGATTTTATGACTTATGGCAATTTGCCACAGAAGTATAAGTCTATGCGTTATGAGATAGGTTTAGATCATCGCAATCTATTGACTTCTGTATTCTTTAATTTGAATATAGGGTACCAACCTTCTAAGATTAATGTAGCTAATCAAGGATATTACGCTAAGGATTATACTTGGAGCAATAAAGTAGCGCAAGATATAAAGATGGATAAGTTATATCTAAATACGAGAGTGTCTAAGTTATTTAGTGAATTAAAAACGACATTAGCTTTAAGTACTTCTTATGAGTATTATAAAAGTGATATATGGCAACAGAATACGTTGTTTACAAACTATAGTAATCAGTGGACTGTAGGTTTTGAGGCTTTTGTAAAGAAGTTAGATTGGATGTCTATACAGTATATCATTAGTGACAATATATTTTGGGAGAACAATCAATTTAGAAATACTGATAAGTTACACAATATCACTCAACAAGTGAATTTGTCATTCTTTACTTTAAAGAATGTACAATTACAGCTCAGTGGTGAGCATAACTATAATGATATGGGAGGTAAGGAGAGTTATAAAAACTTCTTTATAGATGCTACAGCATCATATAAGTTGAAGCAAGTGGAGTTCACAGCATTGTTACAGAACTTACTTGATAAAAAAGAGTATTCGTATACAAGTTATAATGGATTAAATAGTAGCTCCTTAAAGATACCTATTCGAGGTAGAAGTGTTCTTATAGGAGCTACATTTAGTTTTTAA
- a CDS encoding RluA family pseudouridine synthase, with the protein MSQPKAIFRKFTSDLQSIALPTKFTFPFYYEPHPLTVLAAEELQHELSTHPLIAPLFDTEDENCLPTGKMFGVLVVKNEKGELGYLAGFSGKLGSHTDLEGYVPLIFDLWNENGFFAREDVEVKAINAINAKIEKLEADTIYSNAKALLKQQIAEEKTAIEEKKAQHKKQKNERKAIRKEQEVILSPEEFQLLNDDLVKQSLRDKYELRVLTEYWLEQITTTRDITTSIEEELNNLKEERKQKSNGLQQKLFASYKFLNYKGEEQSLLEIFEKTVLQQPPAAAGDCAAPKLMQYAYEHNYTPIALGEFWWGESPKSEIRKHQHFYPSCRSKCEPILGHMLEGLEVDDNPLLINPALNRPIEVVYEDEYFAIVNKPEDFLSVPGIYILDSVYERMKLRYPNATGPLIVHRLDMPTSGILIIAKDKDSHKALQSQFIKKSLEKRYVAILDGIIEEDEGIIELPLRIDFDDRPRQMVCYEYGKYAKTRYEVIERKDGKTKVYFYPITGRTHQLRMHASHPKGLNTPIVGDDLYGAKADRLYLHAESITFRHPKTYELMTFTIKESF; encoded by the coding sequence ATGTCTCAGCCTAAAGCTATCTTCAGAAAGTTTACCAGTGATTTGCAGTCTATAGCACTGCCGACTAAGTTTACTTTCCCTTTTTATTACGAACCTCATCCCCTAACCGTACTAGCAGCAGAAGAGTTACAACATGAACTAAGTACACATCCTCTTATAGCACCGCTATTTGACACAGAGGATGAGAACTGTCTACCTACAGGTAAGATGTTTGGTGTACTAGTAGTAAAAAATGAAAAAGGAGAACTAGGCTACTTAGCAGGCTTCTCTGGTAAGCTAGGCAGTCATACAGACCTAGAAGGATATGTACCACTAATCTTTGACCTGTGGAATGAGAACGGCTTTTTTGCAAGAGAAGATGTAGAGGTAAAAGCAATTAATGCTATCAATGCCAAAATAGAAAAACTAGAAGCAGATACTATATATAGCAATGCCAAAGCTTTATTGAAACAACAGATAGCTGAAGAAAAAACAGCCATCGAAGAAAAGAAAGCACAGCATAAAAAACAAAAAAACGAACGAAAAGCCATCCGAAAAGAACAAGAAGTCATACTTTCTCCTGAAGAATTTCAGCTTTTAAATGATGATTTAGTCAAACAGAGTTTAAGAGATAAATATGAGTTGCGCGTACTGACAGAATATTGGCTAGAGCAAATCACTACGACTAGAGATATCACGACAAGTATAGAAGAGGAGCTAAATAACCTAAAAGAAGAACGCAAACAAAAGTCTAATGGGCTACAGCAAAAACTATTCGCTTCTTACAAATTCTTAAATTACAAAGGAGAAGAACAAAGCTTATTAGAGATCTTCGAGAAGACAGTATTACAACAGCCACCTGCTGCTGCTGGAGACTGTGCGGCTCCTAAACTGATGCAATACGCCTATGAGCATAATTATACGCCTATTGCCTTAGGAGAATTCTGGTGGGGAGAGTCTCCGAAGTCAGAGATTCGCAAGCATCAGCACTTCTACCCTTCTTGTCGTAGTAAGTGTGAGCCTATTTTAGGACATATGCTAGAAGGCTTAGAAGTAGATGATAATCCACTACTAATCAACCCTGCTCTTAACAGACCTATTGAGGTAGTCTATGAGGATGAGTACTTTGCTATTGTAAATAAGCCTGAAGACTTCTTATCTGTACCTGGTATTTATATACTAGATTCTGTATATGAGCGTATGAAACTTCGCTACCCTAATGCTACAGGGCCTCTTATCGTACACCGATTAGACATGCCTACATCAGGTATCTTAATCATTGCTAAGGATAAAGACTCTCATAAAGCACTACAGAGCCAGTTTATAAAGAAGAGCTTAGAGAAGAGATATGTCGCTATACTAGATGGTATCATAGAAGAAGACGAAGGGATTATAGAACTACCGTTGAGAATAGACTTTGACGATAGACCTAGACAGATGGTATGCTATGAATATGGCAAGTATGCCAAGACTAGATACGAAGTGATAGAACGCAAAGATGGCAAGACAAAAGTGTACTTCTATCCTATCACAGGGCGTACACATCAGCTGCGTATGCATGCCTCACACCCAAAAGGACTAAACACACCTATAGTAGGTGATGACCTATATGGTGCCAAAGCAGATAGACTATACCTACATGCAGAAAGTATCACTTTTAGACATCCAAAGACATACGAATTAATGACATTTACCATAAAAGAGAGCTTCTAA
- a CDS encoding GLPGLI family protein, with protein sequence MKKILNLMYLCFIVVNNVSAQSTKGFPKIETEIIGQSKLSVYYQLDDNSTNKKKSGETVLQILDSKSKYFDVVESDAIAYNNAALTGELNKDNIAEGLKVFGKYVYKGVILKDFSTSKVVVNDLIGGKRFEYEESIPKIEWKIGKEQKEILGYQCTKATAKFRGRDYVVWYTDDLPISDGPFLFTGLPGLILEVRDTKNAYAFIANRIENKNEEVFLTIHPKVTKTDRGSFRRGDKNDHLDPGASLQGKIYTEPGKVTNISGMKSIPYNPIELE encoded by the coding sequence ATGAAAAAAATATTGAATTTAATGTATCTGTGTTTTATAGTAGTAAATAATGTGTCTGCTCAAAGTACAAAAGGTTTTCCTAAGATAGAAACAGAGATTATAGGACAATCTAAGTTGTCTGTGTATTATCAATTAGATGATAACTCAACAAATAAGAAGAAGTCAGGAGAAACAGTGTTACAGATACTAGATTCTAAGAGTAAGTATTTTGATGTAGTTGAATCAGATGCTATCGCTTATAATAATGCGGCACTTACAGGAGAATTAAATAAGGATAATATAGCTGAAGGTCTGAAGGTGTTTGGTAAATATGTTTATAAAGGTGTAATACTGAAAGATTTTTCAACATCTAAAGTAGTGGTAAATGATTTGATAGGAGGTAAGAGATTTGAATATGAGGAAAGTATTCCTAAGATAGAATGGAAAATAGGAAAGGAACAGAAAGAAATTTTAGGGTATCAATGTACTAAAGCTACTGCTAAGTTTAGAGGGCGTGATTATGTAGTGTGGTACACAGATGATTTGCCTATTAGTGATGGTCCATTTTTATTTACTGGATTACCAGGTTTGATATTAGAAGTAAGAGACACTAAGAATGCCTATGCTTTTATAGCTAATAGAATTGAGAATAAGAATGAGGAGGTATTTTTAACTATTCATCCTAAAGTAACGAAGACAGATAGAGGATCATTTAGAAGAGGAGATAAGAATGATCATCTTGACCCAGGAGCTTCATTACAAGGAAAGATTTATACAGAACCAGGAAAAGTGACTAATATAAGTGGAATGAAATCAATACCCTATAATCCGATAGAGTTAGAGTAA
- a CDS encoding GLPGLI family protein translates to MKRICFTVLCSVFVFSFCNAQLTRMNNSKPMKAVEAINKKDIDKSRLRVFYDLDFKENKRSVTNAKTVLLIGETVSNYSDFYTLKQDSLQEAFSKQEPHIDQLNALVAVNKKKQLQARIYKNYPEKKVTTQSGFFGYFYQYEESELDIKWKVKSEKQEILGYVCKKATTSFRGRNYVAWYTEEIPISDGPHLFGGLPGLILKLEDATKEYVFTAIGIDKEQQDIYIPIESNIVNTTRTAFLKAERAFYENPGILMQGQVYSSPGKVEASQNYKALPYNPIELE, encoded by the coding sequence ATGAAGAGAATATGTTTTACCGTTTTGTGTTCAGTGTTTGTATTTAGTTTTTGTAATGCTCAACTCACGAGAATGAATAATTCTAAGCCGATGAAAGCTGTAGAAGCAATTAATAAAAAAGATATAGATAAGAGCCGATTAAGGGTGTTTTATGATTTAGATTTTAAAGAGAATAAACGCAGTGTGACTAATGCTAAAACTGTCTTGCTGATAGGAGAGACTGTATCTAATTACAGTGATTTTTATACTTTAAAGCAAGATTCTCTGCAGGAAGCTTTTTCTAAGCAAGAACCACATATTGATCAGCTTAATGCTTTGGTTGCTGTAAATAAGAAAAAGCAGTTACAAGCAAGAATTTATAAGAATTATCCAGAAAAGAAAGTGACTACGCAATCTGGTTTCTTTGGGTACTTTTATCAATATGAAGAAAGTGAATTAGATATAAAGTGGAAAGTAAAATCAGAAAAGCAGGAGATTCTTGGTTATGTCTGCAAGAAAGCTACTACTTCGTTTAGAGGTAGAAACTATGTAGCGTGGTATACAGAAGAGATTCCTATTAGTGATGGACCTCATCTATTCGGTGGATTGCCTGGTTTGATTTTGAAATTAGAAGATGCTACTAAAGAGTATGTATTTACAGCAATTGGTATTGATAAGGAACAACAAGATATCTATATACCTATAGAGTCTAATATTGTTAACACTACCAGAACTGCTTTTCTAAAAGCTGAGCGAGCTTTTTATGAGAATCCTGGTATTCTAATGCAAGGGCAAGTGTATTCGTCTCCTGGAAAAGTTGAAGCGAGTCAGAATTATAAAGCATTACCTTATAATCCGATAGAGTTAGAGTAA